gtatgtgtatgtggtatacttggtatatgatttggcatgtagcaatgtcagaaatggtttatgaattaactcatgttgataagtttgatacataaataaatgtggtgcttatccatgcttatactatatgtttatttggctagcatgtttggtgtgtatgcttaggctttggccaagttgtaaTGGATTacatacattaaatttataaaattatgcattgagatggtaaatgtctagatgaaaatatgcttgtgatcataaaagggtggtaaggtttaaagtttgtaatctttattaaaatggtttatcatgtggttagtcttcaaaaaggcTAGCTTGCGACTACGGTttagtgtaatgtttatatcttgtgtgatatgcataggaaacgagagtggaaaggaaatgaaatactaggttcatgcttgaagtgtaaaatgatgcaaaaaggggacattaagttaaacgataaatatatattagtattgaacttaatgaaattgaattgtacgtgaattaaatggaaattgcaaatgatatgatttgaattaaatgaattattgtggtattgaaatgtatattggattgagaaattgaattgaatcgtgaaaatgagaatcatgaattaaatgaaatggaaatgaagtattaaattgcatgagtatgtattaggtctcagaagccctatttgttacaaatatagtattttgaagttataacgtgaagatttataaaagcatgttaaaaatttgaagagtttaaatttgaatgaaattttataactcggtttaacatgtttaaaagTGTATGtattctagtaatgcctcgtaccctattccggcatcgaatacgggtaaggggtgttacaatgtgacatcgccagattcggtcataacgtttagaccggatttggggtgttacatggaaCCTTACTCATATGCTCTCTTTCTTCTGCTATAGTAGGACAATCatccaaagaaagatgaaagcCCGACACAATCGATTAAGTGCCTAACTTCACATCAATCATTGCAAATCGCTCCAATACTTTATCAATAAATGAAGCTTGTGataaagagaaagaaactaTTGTTTTCTCCGTTATCTAACTTATTTCCCTTGTATACATTATTACttaattatactaataaaacAAATCGAATGGCTATGGTTACTCAAGTAGATTAGTTGAAATCTATGGCTTACAACAAGACTATCCACTAACTTAATAATGATGATGGATTAATAGCATTTAAGGGTTCGATTAATAACTCATATAATCCCTTTAACTTGCTATTTTTACAACTAAGTCCTTATGTATTAATTACTAACTTTCctaataaattacttaataattttCCTTTCTATTCTCGTTCTCATCCCAGAAATCCAGCCTAAAACCGAAATTTCTGAAGTTGACAAAAAACGGGCTTATGATATTCAGTTTCGAGTGATTTCCCGAAAAGCATAATAGGTGATATTTGAAGTAATGATGTGAGGGGAGAAATTTTCTACTTCTGTTTAAAAATTTGTCGAGGCTTACGTTAATATGGTAGCAATCAGCAATGTTAGGACCAAAAGTATAGTTTCTCACTGTGTTGCTAATTTTGAGTTCAATACTTCTCCACAATTTTTGGAttctattttgtatttaataaaattgttaataattaattttatttatcaaggGTATATTTTTAGTTGTCAAATTCAAGTTtgtttgtaataatattttaaatatttcaaataggttttattttactataacTATGCATGtcaatttttctataataatatctaaaaaaatagacataatgacttatttggtctttcaactttataaaagaaatattatgccCTCCAATTAATTTTTCAcctcttttaacttttaaacttgtgttatttgtcaaatcatcccaaaatgaatagaaaaattaacGTCTGTTAATTTGGTGATGTAGTGGATATCATGTcaataatgaattaaatttttaaatttaaaattttcaaaaaatgaaaaagatcattttgaaattctaaaattattaaaatcattaaaattataaaaatattttttaattttaaaaaataattaattgtttatatGGCATACACGTGGATTGTCAAGTAAACATCGAAAAAGTTAactaaatattttcatttatttttggtaatttgacAAATAGTGTAAATTTATGAGCTAAAATAcgcggaaaaataaaataaaaggccaaataagttattatgccataaaaatattataaatcatTGTGtattaagatttatttattttattaatattatatatattacatattataTAATCTAAGAAAATTCGATCAGATCCTGAGTATACGTAGTCAACATTCTGTTCCAAGTCTTAAAGAAGGCATCAGTATCCACAAAATTAACAATCCCTTGAGAAATATTTCTTCATTTAAACCATGAGCTACATTTCAATCTGGTGCAACAATAGGTGAACTGCATATATTACAGGATAATCTCATTTAATTGATGGAACAAAGATTCCCATACTTTGCTTGTAGTTAACAATacctttttcttcaaagtaaataataacataaaaatgttAGGAGGTAACACAATACTCAATACAAACATGCCAAACTAGGGAATATGATGTACAATTTTTAAGTCAAAAAGGGATAAAAAATTACGTAacctatattttctttttctttggcaCCAAAATAGCATCAAACTACCACAAAAAGGATGTCAAAAGAGTCGGCCTGAACATCTCAGACATGGTACAGATGACTTCTACAATCCATTAGCTGGTCCTGCAGAAGATCTTTGAGGCAAAGTTGCACTGccttcctctttttctttgccTTTGGCACCAGACCTTAATGATGAAGACGAATCACCCTCCACATCATCACCTTCGTCCTCAAGGAAGGAGCCTTTTTGTCGTAGTTCCTTTATCTTCAAAAACTCATTATAGTGTGCTTTTCTATGCTCCTTAAAACTCATACCACTCCCATCTGTTTCAGTAAACCAGGCTTAAAATTATCAACCACAGATTAAACAAGATAGTACATGATTCTTAGTACATCTTACTTGTTTCTGTTTACTTACTAAATAATTGAATGAGTACTAAAGAAAACTAAGAGAACCATACATATATGAATGGAACCAAGAGAAAATGACACAAGAAAATGACAATTCCAAACTATAACGTAAAGCAGAAGTTTAGATGCTATAACCCTTTTATGAATTTCAACATTGTGAATCTTTCAACAGACACAACAAAAGCTATATCCTAAGCATTTCAACACTGAACCTCACACCCTTGTTTTACTAGGAAAACAAGAAAGGGTTTCGGTGTTTAACAATAAAAAAGGTTTTCTACTAGAACAAACCTTGTACAATTCAATCTGACAAGGATTTTTGCCAAGTTTTAGTCTAATGAAAGATAAACTGATAAAGCAAGTCATCAAAAACACTAATCAACTTTAACCATAGTAAAACCATTTTCAATATTCCAAGGGAAAAGGACTATTTAGCAACAATAGTTAACAAACCTTCTTCCATAggatcaccatcatcatcagaAGATGTCCAACCACTAGACTGCCCAATTGTTTTTTTGCTCGAGGAAGCCACATCCTTCAAAGCAGAGCGCAACTCCTCTGCATCCATAGCATCACCGATACAATCATTGAAACCATGCCCTACAGGAGACAAAGACCCTGCAAATCAAGAGCCAGATTGCAATGTGAAAATGCAATTCAACTTTCAGAATAAAGTTCTAACCCAAAGcaggaataaattaaaaataaagctaGTTCAACACCAATTTGTGAATACTTACACAAGTATCTAAGCATGAAATACTAAACTTAAGTAGAAGGGTAAACACTATGCataccatcatcatcatcaatcatGGGATGGTACGGTGTCTTGGGTTCAATTATTTTCTGCCTTGCAGGTTTGTTTGCTTCAATTTCTACCAAACTCTCCTCATTCCATCTTACACGCCTACTGTTACCCGAACAGAGAATTATTACTAATTAGATCCAAAACACAACTAAGAAAAATGTAactataaaaaggaaaaaaaaaacaataattcttTCTTCAGaagcaaattaaaatagaattgggacataaaaatgaataaatataatgcAAAATGGGAACATACTACAAAAGGTTAATACTTGACTCAAGAAACTAGATCTAGACTCCAGCCATACCTAACCAAGGCAGTGATACCAGGCTTATTTCTAGATGTGTTTACTAGTCCTTCCTCATTAGTGCTACATCCACATGATGCACTGTCACTCATCACATCATATAAATAACTAGAATGAGCACATTTACCCCATTTTCATTGGTGCAACAGGCTCACCTACagttaaatcaaattattaactACTACAAATTAAGAGTCTTTTCTTAAATGAAGAAATACCTCATGAATACTAattattttgaacaatttgCAAGGTCAATATATTAAAGAAAGCCACAACAAGAATGATGTGGTTTATGAGAGAAAACCACAGCGATGTGAAGAATTAATGCTGAACAAACAAGTAAGAAAACAGTTGAAACCCTGGAAAACTTAGGGTAAAAAACCCCTTAAATTcctttaaattaattcaaagaaaaataataagaatattaatattGGTTTTGAAGCCTACAACTTATTTATATAGGCTTTCTTCTTGCAAGTAAAACTACTAGGCTTTTTTtgcaaataatatttttttatagcCTTAGATAAACCCTAAAGATACATGATAATCTTAGCCATACATAAGATATCTAATACTCAATAAATAAAACTGATaaaataccataaaataaataaaagctccTGCGTTAAAGAACTACTTAGATAAAAGCTAaattgatacgagtcacaaagacccaactcaagctcaagaacgtgatgggctcaaattaccacaaggcccaataacgaggtcaaaggccagacaaatgcgttcaaaactaaatggaaccattcaagaagttattagcaaggccttagatgcgtacacgaaggaaaaagaaaatcaagattcactttcttgttttcaagaaaatcaagaaactgaatcttgcgatttcaagaatcaagaaaatcaagatttcaaatcttggaaatcttagtccaagaaaccaaatcttgcagctaaggcgcattggatctccgttacgagcatcaacgaaccaatttcggtaggaaacgaactacaagcccaagttcttgaaggcaaggcccaataagatgttccaagcccaatcaagaaagttaaatgagacttagttgaaaatcaggccaaattgtcaaagtggcccaatttgtaaaattttaattctttaaatacctagtttaatttttagactttatgattaatgcctat
The window above is part of the Gossypium raimondii isolate GPD5lz chromosome 9, ASM2569854v1, whole genome shotgun sequence genome. Proteins encoded here:
- the LOC105798522 gene encoding protein phosphatase inhibitor 2 isoform X1, with amino-acid sequence MFSWRSVNGKRKTRRAKMRKMIFEADKLSSQGRHFRGTLIVKRRGAIQSRRVRWNEESLVEIEANKPARQKIIEPKTPYHPMIDDDDGSLSPVGHGFNDCIGDAMDAEELRSALKDVASSSKKTIGQSSGWTSSDDDGDPMEEDGSGMSFKEHRKAHYNEFLKIKELRQKGSFLEDEGDDVEGDSSSSLRSGAKGKEKEEGSATLPQRSSAGPANGL
- the LOC105798522 gene encoding protein phosphatase inhibitor 2 isoform X2 yields the protein MFSWRSVNGKRKTRRAKMRKMIFEADKLSSQGRHFRGTLIVKRRGAIQRRVRWNEESLVEIEANKPARQKIIEPKTPYHPMIDDDDGSLSPVGHGFNDCIGDAMDAEELRSALKDVASSSKKTIGQSSGWTSSDDDGDPMEEDGSGMSFKEHRKAHYNEFLKIKELRQKGSFLEDEGDDVEGDSSSSLRSGAKGKEKEEGSATLPQRSSAGPANGL